One segment of Chionomys nivalis chromosome 1, mChiNiv1.1, whole genome shotgun sequence DNA contains the following:
- the Dctn1 gene encoding dynactin subunit 1 isoform X6 → MAQSKRHTYSRTPSGSRMSAEASARPLRVGSRVEVIGKGHRGTVAYVGATLFATGKWVGVILDEAKGKNDGTVQGRKYFTCDEGHGIFVRQSQIQVFEDGADTTSPETPDSSASKVLKREGAEAATKTSKLPTRPASTGVTGASSSLGPSGSASAGELSSSEPSTPAQTPLAAPIIPTPALTSPGAAPPLPSPSKEEEGLRAQVRDLEEKLETLRLKRSEDKAKLKELEKHKIQLEQVQEWKSKMQEQQADLQRRLKEARKEAKEALEAKERYMEEMADTADAIEMATLDKEMAEERAESLQQEVEALKERVDELTTDLEILKAEIEEKGSDGAASSYQLKQLEEQNARLKDALVRMRDLSSSEKQEHVKLQKLMEKKNQELEVVRQQRERLQEELNQAESTIDELKEQVDAALGAEEMVEMLTDRNLNLEEKVRELRETVGDLEAMNEMNDELQENARETELELREQLDMAGARVREAQKRVEAAQETVADYQQTIKKYRQLTAHLQDVNRELTNQQEASVERQQQPPPETFDFKIKFAETKAHAKAIEMELRQMEVAQANRHMSLLTAFMPDSFLRPGGDHDCVLVLLLMPRLICKAELIRKQAQEKFDLSENCSERPGLRGAAGEQLSFAAGLVYSLSLLQATLHRYEHALSQCSVDVYKKVGSLYPEMSAHERSLDFLIELLHKDQLDETVNVEPLTKAIKYYQHLYSIHLAEQPEDSTMQLADHIKFTQSALDCMSVEVVRLRAFLQGGQEATDIALLLRDLETSCSDIRQFCKKIRRRMPGTDAPGIPAALAFGSQVSDTLLDCRKHLTWVVAVLQEVAAAAAQLIAPLAENEGLPVAALEELAFKASEQIYGSPSSSPYECLRQSCTILISTMNKLATAMQEGEYDAERPPSKPPPVELRAAALRAEITDAEGLGLKLEDRETVIKELKKSLKIKGEELSEANVRLSLLEKKLDSAAKDADERIEKVQTRLEETQTLLRKKEKDFEETMDALQADIDQLEAEKAELKQRLNSQSKRTIEGLRGPPPSGIATLVSGIAGGGTPGQAPGALPGPGLVKDSPLLLQQISAMRLHISQLQHENSILKGAQMKASLAALPPLHVAKLSLPPHEGPGGELVAGTLYRKTSQLLETLNQLSTHTHVIDITRTSPAAKSPSAQLMEQVAQLKSLSDTIEKLKDEVLKETVTQRPGAAVPTDFATFPSSAFLRAKEEQQDDTVYMGKVTFSCAAGLGQRHRLVLTREQLHQLHSRLIS, encoded by the exons ATGGCCCAGAGCAAGAGGCACACGTACAGTCGG ACTCCGAGCGGCAGCAGGATGAGTGCGGAGGCGAGTGCCCGGCCCCTGCGGGTAGGCTCCCGTGTGGAGGTCATTGGGAAAGGCCACCGAGGCACTGTGGCCTATGTTGGAGCCACACTCTTTGCCACTGGCAAATGGGTGGGCGTGATCCTGGATGAAGCGAAAGGCAAGAACGACGGCACTGTTCAGGGAAGGAAGTATTTCACGTGCGACGAAGGCCATGGCATCTTTGTACGCCAGTCCCAG ATCCAGGTATTTGAAGATGGAGCAGATACTACTTCCCCAGAGACTCCTGATTCTTCGGCTTCAAAGGTCCTCAAGAGAG AGGGAGCTGAGGCAGCTACAAAGACCAGCAAATTG CCTACTCGCCCAGCCAGTACTGGGGTGACAGGGGCCAGCAGCTCCCTGGGCCCCTCTGGATCAGCATCAGCTGGTGAACTAAGCAGCAGTGAGCCCAGCACCCCAGCTCAGACTCCACTGGCAGCGCCCATCATTCCCACACCGGCCCTCACCTCTCCCGGAGCAGCACCTCCACTTCCGTCTCCCTCGAAG gaggaggaagggctgAGAGCCCAGGTGCGGGACCTGGAAGAGAAACTGGAGACCCTGCGTCTGAAACGATCGGAAGACAAGGCAAAGCTGAAAGAGCTGGAGAAGCACAAGATCCAGCTGGAGCAGGTGCAGGAATGGAAGAGCAAAATGCAGGAGCAGCAGGCAGACCTGCAGCGGCGCCTCAAAGAAGCGCGGAAG GAAGCCAAGGAGGCGCTGGAGGCAAAGGAGCGCTACATGGAGGAGATGGCAGACACAGCCGATGCCATTGAGATGGCCACTCTGGACAAGGAGATGGCCGAAGAGCGGGCTGAGTCTCTGCAGCAGGAGGTGGAGGCTCTGAAGGAGCGTGTGGACGAGCTCACCACAGACTTGGAGATCCTCAAGGCTGAAATTGAAGAGAAAG GCTCAGACGGGGCTGCGTCAAGCTACCAGCTCAAGCAGCTAGAGGAGCAGAATGCCCGCCTGAAAGACGCCCTGGTGAG GATGCGAGATCTCTCTTCCTCAGAGAAGCAGGAGCATGTGAAACTCCAAAAGCTCATGGAAAAGAAGAACCAGGAGCTGGAGGTTGTGAGGCAGCAGCGCGAGCGTCTCCAGGAGGAGCTGAACCAGGCAGAGAGCACCATCGATGAGCTCAAGGAGCAG GTGGACGCCGCTCTGGGTGCCGAGGAGATGGTGGAGATGCTGACTGACCGGAACCTGAATCTAGAAGAGAAAGTGCGGGAACTGCGGGAGACTGTGGGGGATTTG GAAGCAATGAACGAGATGAACGATGAGCTGCAGGAGAACGCACGGGAGACCGAGCTGGAGCTGCGGGAGCAGCTGGACATGGCAGGAGCCCGAGTGCGGGAGGCCCAGAAGCGTGTGGAAGCTGCCCAGGAGACAGTTGCGGACTATCAGCAAACTATCAAGAAGTACCGCCAGTTGACCGCACACCTACAG GATGTCAATCGGGAGCTGACGAACCAGCAGGAGGCATCTGTGGAGAGACAACAGCAGCCACCTCCAGAGACTTTTGATTTCAAAATCAAGTTTGCTGAGACCAAGGCTCATGCCAAG GCAATTGAGATGGAGTTGAGACAGATGGAGGTGGCCCAGGCCAACCGGCACATGTCCCTGCTAACGGCTTTCATGCCTGACAGCTTCCTTCGGCCAGGAGGAGACCATGACTGTGTCCTGGTGCTGCTACTTATGCCCCGTCTCATTTGCAAG GCGGAGCTCATCCGGAAGCAGGCCCAGGAGAAGTTTGACCTCAGTGAGAACTGTTCAGAGCGGCCTGGGCTTCGCGGAGCTGCTGGGGAGCAGCTGAGCTTTGCTGCTGGGCTGGTATACTCACTGAGTCTGCTGCAGGCCACCCTGCACCGCTATGAGCATGCCCTCTCCCAGTGCAGTGTGGACGTGTATAAGAAGGTGGGCAGCCTCTACCCCGAGATGAGTGCCCACGAGCGCTCCCTGGATTTCCTCATcgagctgctgcacaaggaccagCTGGATGAAACTGTCAACGTGGAGCCTCTCACCAAGGCCATCAAGTATTACCAG CATCTGTACAGCATCCACCTTGCTGAGCAGCCGGAGGATTCCACCATGCAGTTGGCTGACCACATCAAG TTCACCCAGAGTGCCCTGGACTGTATGAGTGTGGAGGTGGTGCGGCTGCGTGCCTTTCTGCAG GGTGGGCAGGAGGCAACAGATATTGCCCTTCTTCTCCGAGACCTGGAAACATCCTGCAGTGACATCCGCCAGTTCTGCAAGAAGATCCGAAGGCGAATGCCAGGGACAGATGCTCCAGGGATCCCAGCAGCACTGGCCTTTGGATCACAG GTGTCCGACACACTCCTCGACTGCAGGAAGCATTTGACGTGGGTGGTGGCTGTTCTGCAGGAGGTGGCGGCTGCAGCCGCCCAGCTTATTGCCCCCCTGGCAGAGAATGAGGGGCTGCCTGTGGCTGCACTGGAGGAGCTAGCTTTCAAAGCAAGCGAGCAG ATCTACGGGAGCCCCTCCAGCAGCCCCTACGAGTGCCTGCGCCAGTCCTGCACCATCCTCATCAGCACAATGAACAAGCTGGCCACAGCCATGCAGGAGGGCGAGTACGACGCAGAGCGGCCCCCCAGCAAG CCTCCTCCGGTTGAACTTCGGGCTGCAGCCCTGCGTGCGGAGATCACAGATGCTGAAGGTCTGGGTTTGAAGCTTGAAGATAGAGAGACGGTTATCAAGGAGTTAAAGAAGTCTCTCAAGATTAAG GGAGAGGAACTGAGTGAGGCCAACGTGCGGCTGAGCCTCCTGGAAAAGAAGCTTGACAGCGCTGCCAAGGATGCAGATGAGCGCATTGAGAAAGTCCAGACTCGGCTGGAGGAGACTCAGACCCTGCTGCGAAAGAAGGAGAA AGACTTTGAGGAGACAATGGATGCACTCCAGGCTGACATCGACCAGttggaggcagagaaggcagagctAAAGCAGCGGCTGAATAGCCAGTCCAAGCGCACAATTGAAGGGCTTCGGGGTCCTCCTCCCTCAGGCATTGCTACCCTGGTCTCTGGCATTGCTGGTG GGGGCACTCCTGGGCAGGCTCCAGGCGCCTTGCCAGGTCCGGGGCTGGTGAAGGACTCGCCGCTGCTGCTCCAGCAgatctctgccatgaggctgcaCATCTCGCAGCTCCAACATGAGAATAGCATCCTCAAA GGAGCCCAGATGAAGGCATCCTTGGCCGCTCTGCCCCCTTTGCACGTCGCAAAGCTTTCCCTCCCGCCCCACGAGGGCCCTGGTGGTGAGCTGGTGGCTGGGACACTGTATCGCAAGACCAGCCAGCTACTGGAGACACTAAATCAGCTGAGCACGCACACGCATGTGATAGATATCACACGGACCAGCCCAG CTGCCAAGAGCCCGTCAGCTCAGCTTATGGAGCAAGTGGCTCAGCTCAAGTCCCTGAGTGACACCATTGAGAAGCTCAAG gatGAGGTCCTCAAGGAGACAGTAACTCAGCGTCCTGGAGCTGCCGTTCCCACTGACTTTGCCACCTTCCCTTCATCAGCCTTCCTCAGG GCCAAGGAAGAGCAGCAAGATGACACGGTCTATATGGGCAAGGTGACCTTCTCGTGTGCGGCCGGCCTAGGACAGCGGCACCGTCTGGTGCTGACCCGGGAGCAGCTGCACCAGCTCCACAGTCGCCTGATCTCCTAA
- the Dctn1 gene encoding dynactin subunit 1 isoform X5 → MAQSKRHTYSRTPSGSRMSAEASARPLRVGSRVEVIGKGHRGTVAYVGATLFATGKWVGVILDEAKGKNDGTVQGRKYFTCDEGHGIFVRQSQIQVFEDGADTTSPETPDSSASKVLKREGAEAATKTSKLPTRPASTGVTGASSSLGPSGSASAGELSSSEPSTPAQTPLAAPIIPTPALTSPGAAPPLPSPSKEEEGLRAQVRDLEEKLETLRLKRSEDKAKLKELEKHKIQLEQVQEWKSKMQEQQADLQRRLKEARKEAKEALEAKERYMEEMADTADAIEMATLDKEMAEERAESLQQEVEALKERVDELTTDLEILKAEIEEKGSDGAASSYQLKQLEEQNARLKDALVRMRDLSSSEKQEHVKLQKLMEKKNQELEVVRQQRERLQEELNQAESTIDELKEQVDAALGAEEMVEMLTDRNLNLEEKVRELRETVGDLEAMNEMNDELQENARETELELREQLDMAGARVREAQKRVEAAQETVADYQQTIKKYRQLTAHLQDVNRELTNQQEASVERQQQPPPETFDFKIKFAETKAHAKAIEMELRQMEVAQANRHMSLLTAFMPDSFLRPGGDHDCVLVLLLMPRLICKAELIRKQAQEKFDLSENCSERPGLRGAAGEQLSFAAGLVYSLSLLQATLHRYEHALSQCSVDVYKKVGSLYPEMSAHERSLDFLIELLHKDQLDETVNVEPLTKAIKYYQHLYSIHLAEQPEDSTMQLADHIKFTQSALDCMSVEVVRLRAFLQGGQEATDIALLLRDLETSCSDIRQFCKKIRRRMPGTDAPGIPAALAFGSQVSDTLLDCRKHLTWVVAVLQEVAAAAAQLIAPLAENEGLPVAALEELAFKASEQIYGSPSSSPYECLRQSCTILISTMNKLATAMQEGEYDAERPPSKPPPVELRAAALRAEITDAEGLGLKLEDRETVIKELKKSLKIKGEELSEANVRLSLLEKKLDSAAKDADERIEKVQTRLEETQTLLRKKEKDFEETMDALQADIDQLEAEKAELKQRLNSQSKRTIEGLRGPPPSGIATLVSGIAGEEQQRGGTPGQAPGALPGPGLVKDSPLLLQQISAMRLHISQLQHENSILKGAQMKASLAALPPLHVAKLSLPPHEGPGGELVAGTLYRKTSQLLETLNQLSTHTHVIDITRTSPAAKSPSAQLMEQVAQLKSLSDTIEKLKDEVLKETVTQRPGAAVPTDFATFPSSAFLRAKEEQQDDTVYMGKVTFSCAAGLGQRHRLVLTREQLHQLHSRLIS, encoded by the exons ATGGCCCAGAGCAAGAGGCACACGTACAGTCGG ACTCCGAGCGGCAGCAGGATGAGTGCGGAGGCGAGTGCCCGGCCCCTGCGGGTAGGCTCCCGTGTGGAGGTCATTGGGAAAGGCCACCGAGGCACTGTGGCCTATGTTGGAGCCACACTCTTTGCCACTGGCAAATGGGTGGGCGTGATCCTGGATGAAGCGAAAGGCAAGAACGACGGCACTGTTCAGGGAAGGAAGTATTTCACGTGCGACGAAGGCCATGGCATCTTTGTACGCCAGTCCCAG ATCCAGGTATTTGAAGATGGAGCAGATACTACTTCCCCAGAGACTCCTGATTCTTCGGCTTCAAAGGTCCTCAAGAGAG AGGGAGCTGAGGCAGCTACAAAGACCAGCAAATTG CCTACTCGCCCAGCCAGTACTGGGGTGACAGGGGCCAGCAGCTCCCTGGGCCCCTCTGGATCAGCATCAGCTGGTGAACTAAGCAGCAGTGAGCCCAGCACCCCAGCTCAGACTCCACTGGCAGCGCCCATCATTCCCACACCGGCCCTCACCTCTCCCGGAGCAGCACCTCCACTTCCGTCTCCCTCGAAG gaggaggaagggctgAGAGCCCAGGTGCGGGACCTGGAAGAGAAACTGGAGACCCTGCGTCTGAAACGATCGGAAGACAAGGCAAAGCTGAAAGAGCTGGAGAAGCACAAGATCCAGCTGGAGCAGGTGCAGGAATGGAAGAGCAAAATGCAGGAGCAGCAGGCAGACCTGCAGCGGCGCCTCAAAGAAGCGCGGAAG GAAGCCAAGGAGGCGCTGGAGGCAAAGGAGCGCTACATGGAGGAGATGGCAGACACAGCCGATGCCATTGAGATGGCCACTCTGGACAAGGAGATGGCCGAAGAGCGGGCTGAGTCTCTGCAGCAGGAGGTGGAGGCTCTGAAGGAGCGTGTGGACGAGCTCACCACAGACTTGGAGATCCTCAAGGCTGAAATTGAAGAGAAAG GCTCAGACGGGGCTGCGTCAAGCTACCAGCTCAAGCAGCTAGAGGAGCAGAATGCCCGCCTGAAAGACGCCCTGGTGAG GATGCGAGATCTCTCTTCCTCAGAGAAGCAGGAGCATGTGAAACTCCAAAAGCTCATGGAAAAGAAGAACCAGGAGCTGGAGGTTGTGAGGCAGCAGCGCGAGCGTCTCCAGGAGGAGCTGAACCAGGCAGAGAGCACCATCGATGAGCTCAAGGAGCAG GTGGACGCCGCTCTGGGTGCCGAGGAGATGGTGGAGATGCTGACTGACCGGAACCTGAATCTAGAAGAGAAAGTGCGGGAACTGCGGGAGACTGTGGGGGATTTG GAAGCAATGAACGAGATGAACGATGAGCTGCAGGAGAACGCACGGGAGACCGAGCTGGAGCTGCGGGAGCAGCTGGACATGGCAGGAGCCCGAGTGCGGGAGGCCCAGAAGCGTGTGGAAGCTGCCCAGGAGACAGTTGCGGACTATCAGCAAACTATCAAGAAGTACCGCCAGTTGACCGCACACCTACAG GATGTCAATCGGGAGCTGACGAACCAGCAGGAGGCATCTGTGGAGAGACAACAGCAGCCACCTCCAGAGACTTTTGATTTCAAAATCAAGTTTGCTGAGACCAAGGCTCATGCCAAG GCAATTGAGATGGAGTTGAGACAGATGGAGGTGGCCCAGGCCAACCGGCACATGTCCCTGCTAACGGCTTTCATGCCTGACAGCTTCCTTCGGCCAGGAGGAGACCATGACTGTGTCCTGGTGCTGCTACTTATGCCCCGTCTCATTTGCAAG GCGGAGCTCATCCGGAAGCAGGCCCAGGAGAAGTTTGACCTCAGTGAGAACTGTTCAGAGCGGCCTGGGCTTCGCGGAGCTGCTGGGGAGCAGCTGAGCTTTGCTGCTGGGCTGGTATACTCACTGAGTCTGCTGCAGGCCACCCTGCACCGCTATGAGCATGCCCTCTCCCAGTGCAGTGTGGACGTGTATAAGAAGGTGGGCAGCCTCTACCCCGAGATGAGTGCCCACGAGCGCTCCCTGGATTTCCTCATcgagctgctgcacaaggaccagCTGGATGAAACTGTCAACGTGGAGCCTCTCACCAAGGCCATCAAGTATTACCAG CATCTGTACAGCATCCACCTTGCTGAGCAGCCGGAGGATTCCACCATGCAGTTGGCTGACCACATCAAG TTCACCCAGAGTGCCCTGGACTGTATGAGTGTGGAGGTGGTGCGGCTGCGTGCCTTTCTGCAG GGTGGGCAGGAGGCAACAGATATTGCCCTTCTTCTCCGAGACCTGGAAACATCCTGCAGTGACATCCGCCAGTTCTGCAAGAAGATCCGAAGGCGAATGCCAGGGACAGATGCTCCAGGGATCCCAGCAGCACTGGCCTTTGGATCACAG GTGTCCGACACACTCCTCGACTGCAGGAAGCATTTGACGTGGGTGGTGGCTGTTCTGCAGGAGGTGGCGGCTGCAGCCGCCCAGCTTATTGCCCCCCTGGCAGAGAATGAGGGGCTGCCTGTGGCTGCACTGGAGGAGCTAGCTTTCAAAGCAAGCGAGCAG ATCTACGGGAGCCCCTCCAGCAGCCCCTACGAGTGCCTGCGCCAGTCCTGCACCATCCTCATCAGCACAATGAACAAGCTGGCCACAGCCATGCAGGAGGGCGAGTACGACGCAGAGCGGCCCCCCAGCAAG CCTCCTCCGGTTGAACTTCGGGCTGCAGCCCTGCGTGCGGAGATCACAGATGCTGAAGGTCTGGGTTTGAAGCTTGAAGATAGAGAGACGGTTATCAAGGAGTTAAAGAAGTCTCTCAAGATTAAG GGAGAGGAACTGAGTGAGGCCAACGTGCGGCTGAGCCTCCTGGAAAAGAAGCTTGACAGCGCTGCCAAGGATGCAGATGAGCGCATTGAGAAAGTCCAGACTCGGCTGGAGGAGACTCAGACCCTGCTGCGAAAGAAGGAGAA AGACTTTGAGGAGACAATGGATGCACTCCAGGCTGACATCGACCAGttggaggcagagaaggcagagctAAAGCAGCGGCTGAATAGCCAGTCCAAGCGCACAATTGAAGGGCTTCGGGGTCCTCCTCCCTCAGGCATTGCTACCCTGGTCTCTGGCATTGCTGGTG AAGAACAACAGCGAG GGGGCACTCCTGGGCAGGCTCCAGGCGCCTTGCCAGGTCCGGGGCTGGTGAAGGACTCGCCGCTGCTGCTCCAGCAgatctctgccatgaggctgcaCATCTCGCAGCTCCAACATGAGAATAGCATCCTCAAA GGAGCCCAGATGAAGGCATCCTTGGCCGCTCTGCCCCCTTTGCACGTCGCAAAGCTTTCCCTCCCGCCCCACGAGGGCCCTGGTGGTGAGCTGGTGGCTGGGACACTGTATCGCAAGACCAGCCAGCTACTGGAGACACTAAATCAGCTGAGCACGCACACGCATGTGATAGATATCACACGGACCAGCCCAG CTGCCAAGAGCCCGTCAGCTCAGCTTATGGAGCAAGTGGCTCAGCTCAAGTCCCTGAGTGACACCATTGAGAAGCTCAAG gatGAGGTCCTCAAGGAGACAGTAACTCAGCGTCCTGGAGCTGCCGTTCCCACTGACTTTGCCACCTTCCCTTCATCAGCCTTCCTCAGG GCCAAGGAAGAGCAGCAAGATGACACGGTCTATATGGGCAAGGTGACCTTCTCGTGTGCGGCCGGCCTAGGACAGCGGCACCGTCTGGTGCTGACCCGGGAGCAGCTGCACCAGCTCCACAGTCGCCTGATCTCCTAA